In Plasmodium chabaudi chabaudi strain AS genome assembly, chromosome: 10, a single genomic region encodes these proteins:
- a CDS encoding DIX domain-containing protein, putative translates to MQNTTIVFYNIINDKEDKNSQNVFYISKPANLIALSDIKNEFPLVGTYHFRFKITQNNNTVWVDITDEASNVPSFNSCIYMKVLRLSWINSKNDKATLNNKSINERSLAASYENDKTIFEEKRTSVHEVSDISKTKANIDMLLFETTPNKPSHGNLEDKKEYTKDQNYFDLMFN, encoded by the exons atgcaaaatacgacaattgtattttataacaTTATCAATGACaaagaagataaaaattcacaaaatgttttttatatttctaaGCCAGCAAATTTAATAGCATTAAGTgacattaaaaatgaatttccTTTGGTAGGGACTTATCATTTCAG ATTTAAAATAACCCAAAACAACAATACTGTGTGGGTTGATATCACTGATGAGGCTTCGAATGTTCCCAGTTTTAATTcgtgcatatatatgaaa GTTTTGAGATTAAGTTGGATAAACagtaaaaatgataaagcgactttaaataataaaagtatcAATGAACGAAGTTTGGCAGCTTcttatgaaaatgataaaaccATTTTTGAAGAAAAAAGGACAAGTGTGCATGAGGTTAGTGATATTAGTAAAACCAAAGCAAACATTGACATGCTATTATTTGAGACAACACCGAATAAGCCCAGTCATGGAAATTTAGAGGACAAGAAAG AATATACTAAGGACCAAAATTATTTCGATTTAATGTTTAATTAG